In Maridesulfovibrio zosterae DSM 11974, a genomic segment contains:
- a CDS encoding response regulator codes for MRILVVEDSKTSRMYLLEILKTITSKNTTTDYAVSGEEALAKYETSITSGEGYDLIFMDIILPGIDGLQTLEKIRNFEQKNGWSEEQKSKVIITSVVDDEIKVSRAFFQCGAISYMTKPITADKIKSEMNKFGLI; via the coding sequence ATGCGAATTCTAGTAGTTGAGGACAGTAAAACCAGTCGAATGTATCTACTGGAAATACTAAAAACAATTACCAGCAAAAACACTACGACGGATTATGCTGTAAGCGGCGAAGAAGCTCTTGCAAAGTATGAAACAAGCATTACTTCCGGTGAAGGATATGACCTGATTTTTATGGATATAATCCTTCCCGGAATTGACGGCTTGCAAACTCTCGAAAAAATTAGAAACTTCGAGCAGAAAAATGGTTGGTCAGAAGAGCAGAAATCTAAAGTTATCATCACTTCAGTAGTTGATGATGAAATCAAAGTTTCACGTGCATTCTTTCAATGCGGGGCTATATCTTACATGACAAAGCCTATTACTGCAGACAAAATTAAATCCGAGATGAATAAATTCGGTCTTATTTAA
- a CDS encoding D-sedoheptulose 7-phosphate isomerase, with translation MSETALQKVLDHARSGIEVREAFFEQHSQLIVEIARSMAVRLAQGSKILFCGNGGSAADCQHLAAELVNRFKLERPPLPGLALTTDTSIITAIGNDYSYDMIFEKQVQALGLPGDVLIGISTSGTSPNVIKALKEAKRKNMITIGMTGMGVGEMLSICDHVVSVPSKDTPVIQEIHIAAGHLFCELIDHFLFEAVSELEPYLTAD, from the coding sequence ATGTCCGAAACAGCTCTGCAAAAAGTGCTTGATCATGCCCGCTCAGGCATTGAAGTACGAGAGGCTTTTTTTGAACAACATTCACAGTTAATAGTAGAGATTGCCAGATCAATGGCAGTACGCCTTGCGCAAGGATCTAAAATTTTATTCTGTGGTAATGGTGGAAGCGCGGCTGATTGTCAGCACCTTGCAGCAGAATTGGTTAATAGATTTAAACTTGAGCGTCCCCCTCTTCCGGGTCTTGCTCTAACCACTGATACATCAATAATTACAGCCATCGGCAATGATTATTCTTATGATATGATTTTTGAAAAACAAGTACAGGCCCTGGGACTCCCCGGTGATGTATTAATCGGGATCAGTACATCTGGAACCAGCCCTAACGTTATAAAGGCACTTAAAGAAGCAAAGCGTAAAAATATGATCACCATAGGGATGACTGGAATGGGCGTCGGTGAAATGCTGTCGATCTGTGACCACGTTGTCAGCGTTCCGAGCAAAGACACTCCTGTAATTCAGGAAATTCATATTGCTGCAGGACACCTTTTTTGCGAGCTCATTGACCACTTTCTCTTTGAGGCAGTTTCAGAGCTTGAGCCATATTTGACTGCAGACTAA
- a CDS encoding PAS domain-containing sensor histidine kinase, with protein sequence MKNRSIYKLNNKIKNYLCIFIIIFIVSSILSFCLFFWSVSAEVNEKAKTWGSYFTERIIFLEDVIASRTTVDHGITSILKVLPEGEIINSRPFPIDQKNINNTELLKVIKDYVPGEVHLIKEPGRKKESLKKNFLVMRMDYSFFIADIPAKSLLPVQPHDTELFIKDKDNHYFFFTEDQYNIKEKKINGLIFSGMHVFATAKAKPSRFDEITIYLAEDISPEFYVAILLLTMTAICLAIILKRSTFLTSDLNENENDFARIGRLLARVSKMPDKNMSHIPAIEYTAENIRKVDWDAEIAAMSFSENREYIAATAFFSNNILELLDKITEHSKDIAKSRQEYHDLVQTARSIILRIDLSGTCTFFNEYAQSFFGFPENEILGQPVVGTIIPKTSNGDSEIEIIMKSIGDLIEKRPTGTNQNVCKDGSIVCVYWSNSPIYDKKGNLVEILSVGTDVTAKTIAESELEKTRNYIKNIIDSMPSAIIGLNSEKLVTQFNITAQKMSAVPVNRIVGAHIDEAFPSISKYSDRISKAIETAIPETGIRTQDILNPESYQDIIIYPLTGGLKGAVVRIDDSTERVRIEEMMIQTEKMMSVGGLAAGMAHEINNPLGGIIQGIQNIIRRMSPDIPANIKAAEKAGCTLNSIHSYMEDRKIIKTLEGITESGIRAAKIVSGMLEFSRKSDSRKAPCDLRKMMDKAEVLATQDYDLGKKYDFKKIKIIKQYDENLSLTNCTETEIEQVFLNLLRNSAQAMAEWDQMPKQPEISIKIKNCGDVILCSISDNGPGMSETTRKRVFEPFYTTKSPGSGTGLGLSVSYFIITQNHRGKFNVHSSPRKGTTFNIILPVKNGCKF encoded by the coding sequence ATGAAAAATAGAAGTATATACAAATTAAACAACAAAATAAAAAACTACCTTTGTATTTTTATAATAATTTTTATTGTAAGCTCTATTCTATCATTCTGTCTGTTTTTTTGGTCTGTATCTGCTGAAGTAAATGAAAAAGCAAAAACATGGGGCAGCTATTTTACTGAACGTATTATTTTTCTAGAAGATGTCATTGCTTCACGTACTACTGTCGATCATGGAATTACATCCATATTAAAAGTACTTCCTGAAGGAGAAATTATTAACAGCAGACCTTTCCCCATAGACCAAAAAAACATTAATAACACAGAACTTCTCAAAGTAATAAAGGATTATGTTCCCGGTGAAGTTCATTTAATTAAAGAACCAGGTAGAAAAAAGGAATCTTTAAAGAAAAATTTTCTGGTTATGCGCATGGACTATAGTTTCTTTATTGCAGATATTCCGGCTAAAAGCCTTCTGCCAGTACAACCGCACGACACAGAATTATTCATCAAAGATAAGGACAACCACTACTTTTTTTTTACAGAAGACCAATACAACATTAAAGAAAAAAAAATTAACGGACTAATTTTTTCAGGCATGCATGTATTCGCAACAGCAAAAGCGAAACCATCTCGTTTTGACGAGATTACTATTTATCTGGCCGAAGATATTTCTCCTGAATTCTACGTAGCAATATTACTCTTAACCATGACCGCAATTTGCCTGGCAATAATATTAAAACGCTCTACCTTCCTGACGTCCGACCTGAATGAAAATGAGAATGACTTTGCACGCATTGGCCGCCTTCTGGCACGTGTCTCAAAAATGCCTGATAAAAATATGAGCCATATACCAGCTATTGAGTACACTGCTGAAAACATACGAAAAGTCGATTGGGACGCAGAGATAGCTGCAATGTCCTTCTCAGAAAACAGAGAATATATTGCAGCAACTGCTTTTTTCTCTAATAACATTCTAGAGCTTCTTGATAAAATAACTGAACACTCAAAGGATATTGCTAAATCCAGGCAGGAATATCATGATCTCGTTCAAACAGCCCGCAGTATTATTTTAAGAATAGATTTATCTGGCACATGCACATTTTTTAATGAATATGCACAATCATTTTTCGGTTTTCCAGAAAATGAAATACTGGGGCAACCAGTTGTCGGAACTATTATACCGAAAACATCAAACGGAGATTCCGAGATTGAAATAATAATGAAATCAATCGGTGACCTGATAGAAAAGAGGCCTACTGGTACAAATCAAAATGTATGTAAGGATGGAAGTATTGTATGCGTATATTGGTCTAATAGCCCTATATATGATAAAAAAGGGAACCTTGTTGAAATTCTTTCAGTAGGAACAGATGTAACGGCTAAAACCATTGCAGAATCCGAACTCGAAAAGACCAGAAATTACATCAAAAATATTATAGATTCCATGCCATCAGCAATAATCGGGCTTAACAGTGAAAAGCTGGTTACACAATTTAATATAACTGCTCAGAAAATGTCAGCTGTTCCAGTGAACAGAATTGTAGGCGCACATATTGATGAAGCGTTTCCATCTATATCCAAATACTCTGATAGAATCAGCAAAGCGATTGAAACTGCCATACCGGAAACGGGTATACGAACGCAGGATATTTTAAATCCAGAAAGCTATCAGGACATAATAATCTATCCCCTCACAGGTGGTCTCAAAGGTGCTGTTGTCCGCATTGACGATTCAACTGAACGCGTGCGCATTGAAGAGATGATGATTCAGACTGAAAAGATGATGTCTGTCGGAGGACTTGCCGCAGGAATGGCACATGAAATAAATAACCCTCTTGGTGGTATCATTCAAGGAATTCAAAATATTATTCGCCGTATGTCACCGGATATCCCTGCTAATATTAAAGCAGCTGAAAAAGCCGGTTGTACGCTCAACTCAATTCATAGCTACATGGAAGACCGTAAGATAATTAAAACACTTGAAGGTATCACAGAATCAGGAATACGCGCAGCAAAAATTGTCTCAGGTATGCTTGAATTCAGCCGTAAAAGTGACTCCCGCAAGGCTCCATGTGACCTGCGTAAAATGATGGATAAAGCAGAAGTCCTGGCTACACAGGACTACGATTTAGGAAAAAAATATGATTTTAAAAAAATTAAAATTATTAAACAGTATGATGAGAACCTAAGTCTCACCAACTGCACTGAAACCGAGATAGAGCAGGTCTTTCTCAATCTCCTGCGTAATTCAGCACAGGCAATGGCTGAATGGGATCAAATGCCAAAACAACCAGAAATATCTATAAAGATAAAAAATTGTGGAGACGTGATCCTCTGCTCTATTTCTGATAACGGTCCAGGCATGAGTGAAACAACCCGCAAACGAGTCTTTGAACCATTTTACACGACCAAATCTCCAGGCTCCGGAACAGGACTAGGTCTTTCAGTATCTTATTTTATAATTACGCAAAACCACAGAGGAAAATTTAACGTACACTCAAGTCCCAGAAAAGGAACAACGTTTAATATAATTCTTCCTGTAAAGAATGGTTGTAAATTTTAA
- a CDS encoding LysE family translocator: MDGLTLAFIPVAAILTITPGSDTMLVVNNSLTRSTKDGLCTVAGVNAGLLIHALASALGLSVILMNSATAFEMVKMAGALYIIFLGIQSLRSSRKNDLTEQTEKICSKGITTSLREGFLTNVLNPKVAVFYLALLPQFISPTEDILRKSLLLMTIHFSMGIIWLSFVSLTLGKMRHFISGGKFKKRLEMISGFVFIGLGLKIALSKH; this comes from the coding sequence ATGGACGGACTGACTTTGGCATTTATTCCTGTAGCAGCGATACTTACCATCACTCCCGGTTCAGATACCATGCTGGTAGTTAATAACTCCCTCACTCGATCGACTAAAGACGGACTGTGCACTGTTGCCGGTGTTAATGCCGGGCTTCTTATCCACGCACTAGCTTCCGCCCTCGGCCTGTCCGTTATCTTAATGAACTCAGCTACGGCCTTTGAAATGGTAAAAATGGCTGGTGCTCTTTATATTATATTTCTGGGCATACAATCTTTACGCAGCAGTAGAAAAAATGACTTAACAGAACAGACTGAAAAGATCTGCAGTAAAGGAATCACAACATCATTGCGTGAAGGTTTTTTGACTAATGTACTTAATCCAAAGGTAGCTGTTTTTTATTTGGCCTTACTCCCACAGTTCATCTCTCCGACAGAAGACATATTACGCAAATCACTCTTATTAATGACAATTCATTTCAGTATGGGCATCATCTGGCTCAGCTTTGTCTCACTCACCCTTGGAAAAATGCGTCATTTCATTTCAGGTGGAAAATTCAAAAAAAGACTGGAAATGATTTCAGGATTTGTCTTTATAGGACTGGGACTCAAAATCGCTTTATCAAAGCACTAG
- a CDS encoding glycoside hydrolase family 3 protein, translating to MTRIFPLLLILIMIISGCALHSNSGVHSELDKMVGQMVMVGFRGMTADSESLIAQDIRNSGIGGVILFNKDCALNSTVRNISGPDQLKRLTSSLQSYADIPLFIGIDQEGGIITRLTAEAGFMQTPSAAELGNSGDKDAAFRAGKSISSTLASEGINMNFAPVVDVNCNAVNPVISGLQRSFSDDPEIVADFAESFINGLHSENVFSCLKHFPGHGSSVGDSHKGFTDVSETWSSNELYPFKKLIKDGKADMVMTAHIFNKKLDRDYPATLSRKVITGLLRRKLGFEGIIITDDMQMAAVSSQYGFKDAIDKAVHAGADILLFGNNLIYEPALGTKAVNVLKELVLEGKITEQRIKRSYDRIMFFKNRLN from the coding sequence ATGACAAGAATTTTCCCTCTTTTACTTATTTTGATTATGATCATATCGGGTTGTGCTCTGCATTCAAATTCTGGTGTACATTCAGAACTTGATAAAATGGTAGGCCAGATGGTTATGGTCGGATTCAGGGGAATGACCGCAGATTCCGAAAGTCTTATTGCGCAGGATATCCGCAATTCCGGGATAGGAGGGGTTATTTTATTCAATAAAGACTGCGCGTTGAATAGTACTGTGCGAAATATTTCAGGACCTGATCAGTTAAAAAGACTCACATCATCTTTACAGAGCTATGCCGATATTCCTCTTTTTATAGGAATCGATCAGGAAGGCGGGATAATCACAAGACTCACAGCTGAAGCAGGTTTTATGCAGACTCCATCGGCAGCAGAACTGGGGAATAGTGGTGATAAAGATGCAGCATTCCGGGCCGGAAAATCTATTTCAAGTACACTTGCTTCTGAAGGAATAAATATGAATTTTGCACCTGTTGTGGACGTGAACTGCAATGCCGTAAACCCAGTTATTTCTGGATTGCAGCGGAGTTTTTCCGATGATCCGGAAATCGTTGCCGACTTTGCTGAATCTTTTATTAATGGCCTGCATAGTGAGAATGTCTTTTCGTGTTTGAAGCATTTTCCCGGACATGGCAGTTCTGTCGGTGACAGCCATAAAGGTTTTACTGATGTCAGTGAGACATGGTCATCAAATGAACTCTATCCATTTAAAAAGCTGATCAAAGACGGTAAAGCGGATATGGTTATGACTGCTCATATTTTCAATAAGAAACTGGACCGTGACTATCCAGCTACATTGTCGCGCAAAGTCATAACCGGGTTGTTGCGCCGTAAATTGGGTTTTGAAGGGATTATTATTACAGATGATATGCAGATGGCAGCAGTAAGCAGTCAGTATGGTTTTAAGGATGCTATAGATAAAGCTGTCCACGCCGGAGCAGACATACTACTTTTCGGAAACAACTTGATATATGAGCCCGCATTAGGAACTAAAGCTGTAAATGTGCTTAAAGAACTTGTTCTGGAGGGGAAGATTACCGAGCAACGTATTAAGCGATCTTATGATCGTATCATGTTCTTCAAAAACCGTCTTAATTAA